Proteins co-encoded in one Callospermophilus lateralis isolate mCalLat2 chromosome 2, mCalLat2.hap1, whole genome shotgun sequence genomic window:
- the Rps3 gene encoding small ribosomal subunit protein uS3, whose protein sequence is MAVQISKKRKFVADGIFKAELNEFLTRELAEDGYSGVEVRVTPTRTEIIILATRTQNVLGEKGRRIRELTAVVQKRFGFPEGSVELYAEKVATRGLCAIAQAESLRYKLLGGLAVRRACYGVLRFIMESGAKGCEVVVSGKLRGQRAKSMKFVDGLMIHSGDPVNYYVDTAVRHVLLRQGVLGIKVKIMLPWDPSGKIGPKKPLPDHVSIVEPKDEILPTTPISEQKGGKPEPPAMPQPVPTA, encoded by the exons ATGGCGGTACAAATTTCCAAGAAGAGGAAG tTTGTTGCTGATGGCATCTTCAAAGCTGAGTTAAATGAGTTTCTCACTCGGGAGCTGGCTGAAGATGGCTACTCTGGAGTTGAGGTCCGAGTTACACCAACCAGGACAGAAATCATTATCTTAGCTACCAG GACACAGAATGTTCTTGGTGAGAAGGGGCGGCGGATCCGGGAATTGACTGCGGTAGTTCAGAAGAGATTTGGCTTCCCTGAGGGCAGTGTAGAG CTTTATGCTGAAAAGGTGGCCACAAGAGGTCTCTGTGCCATTGCCCAGGCAGAGTCTCTACGATACAAACTACTAGGAGGGCTTGCTGTACGGAG GGCCTGCTATGGTGTGCTGCGATTCATCATGGAGAGTGGAGCCAAGGGCTGTGAGGTTGTGGTGTCTGGGAAACTCCGAGGACAGAGAGCTAAATCCATGAAGTTTGTGGATGGCCTGATGATCCACAGCGGGGACCCTGTTAACTACTATGTTGATACTGCTGTGCGCCACGTGCTTCTTAGACAGG GTGTGCTGGGCATCAAAGTGAAGATCATGCTGCCCTGGGACCCAAGTGGTAAGATTGGCCCTAAGAAGCCTTTGCCTGACCACGTGAGCATCGTGGAACCCAAAGATGAGATCCTGCCCACCACCCCCATCTCAGAACAGAAGGGTGGGAAGCCAGAGCCCCCTGCCATGCCCCAGCCAGTCCCTACAGCATAA